A region from the Ictalurus punctatus breed USDA103 chromosome 25, Coco_2.0, whole genome shotgun sequence genome encodes:
- the lrfn5b gene encoding leucine-rich repeat and fibronectin type-III domain-containing protein 5: protein METLFVYLMVMIMAVKAQKIQICPKRCICQVLPPNLATLCDKKGLLFVPPDIDRHTVELRLGDNFITTVKRKDFANMTKLVDLTLSRNTIGSITPHAFNDLENLRALHLDSNRLTRITNDTFSGMSKLHHLILNNNQLMYIHIGAFNDLLALEELDLSYNNLESAPWVAIQHMTSLHTLSLDHNMIDYIPEGTFSGLMKLKRLDVTSNKLQKLPPDPVFQRAGVLATSGVLGPSSFALSFGGNPLHCNCELLWLRRLRREDDLETCAAPQHLSGRYFWTVSEEEFLCEPPLITRHSQETRALEGQHVTLRCKARGDPDPVIHWIAPDGRLVSNSTRTVVHTDGTLDIVISTVKDSGSFTCVASNPSGEAQQTVQLFIIKLPHFTNDTSLVQEPDPGSSDIATSTKSGGDGGTAISNTKAGQEKRVLISEITSSSALVKFNLQRNIPGIRMFQIQYNGTYDDSLVYRMIPPTSKNILVNNLAAGTSYDLCVLAIYDDALTTLTATRVVGCVHFTTEPQYLRCHFMQSQFLGGTIVVIIGGIIVASVLSFIIFLIVRYRVCNQEGEDKGVELGEIRSQSRSEQLQVCGIIKSMSKQVLGVEMDACRKVSPQLESVATLGTTSGPGPRPSKPALPDCTVTTSAASHSWHPASPNSQRPMHAASHKPAGVQKPDTQISVELDNTNKNNSAKVRPKSAQIRAYSTTVMPVSRRVQLDSSRYMTVPVGCMRVSRRHSLNVDSCKQTSYGSLPQQTGSLRSKRSLSMSGGDLPQLDVSAKIHGKNSLSRSEWVLESTL from the exons ATGGAGACCCTATTTGTTTATCTGATGGTCATGATCATGGCAGTAAAAGCCCAGAAGATTCAAATATGTCCCAAACGTTGCATTTGTCAAGTGCTGCCACCCAACTTAGCCACCTTATGTGACAAAAAGGGGCTGCTTTTTGTTCCCCCAGACATTGACAGACACACAGTAGAACTGCGACTTGGTGACAATTTTATCACAACTGTCAAAAGGAAGGACTTTGCTAACATGACCAAGCTTGTAGACTTGACACTCTCCAGGAACACAATAGGCTCTATCACACCTCATGCTTTCAATGATCTGGAGAACCTGCGTGCCCTGCACTTGGACAGCAACCGCCTGACACGAATCACAAACGACACCTTTAGCGGCATGTCCAAGCTCCATCATCTCATTCTGAACAACAACCAGCTCATGTATATTCACATAGGAGCCTTTAACGACCTCCTGGCCCTTGAAGAGCTTGATCTCTCCTACAACAATCTAGAGAGTGCCCCATGGGTGGCCATCCAGCACATGACTAGCCTGCATACCTTAAGTCTGGACCACAACATGATAGACTATATACCTGAGGGCACATTTTCAGGCCTCATGAAGCTCAAACGTTTGGATGTTACTTCCAACAAGCTTCAGAAGCTTCCACCTGATCCAGTCTTCCAGCGTGCAGGTGTTCTGGCCACATCAGGCGTTTTGGGTCCATCATCATTTGCGCTGAGCTTTGGGGGGAACCCATTACACTGCAACTGCGAGTTGCTGTGGTTGAGGAGACTACGGCGTGAGGATGACCTGGAGACTTGTGCTGCTCCACAGCACCTCTCGGGACGTTACTTCTGGACGGTGTCTGAAGAGGAGTTCCTGTGTGAGCCTCCCCTTATCACACGTCATTCCCAGGAGACCCGGGCATTGGAAGGCCAACATGTTACTCTGCGCTGTAAAGCACGGGGTGACCCAGATCCTGTAATTCACTGGATTGCCCCTGACGGTAGACTCGTATCCAACTCAACCCGAACAGTGGTGCACACTGATGGGACACTAGATATCGTCATCAGCACAGTGAAAGATTCTGGATCATTCACATGCGTGGCATCCAACCCTTCTGGAGAAGCACAGCAGACTGTTCAGCTATTTATCATCAAACTGCCACATTTCACTAATGACACAAGCTTAGTACAGGAGCCAGATCCTGGCTCCTCAGATATCGCTACGTCCACCAAATCAGGTGGAGATGGTGGCACTGCCATTAGCAACACCAAAGCTGGGCAGGAAAAACGGGTGCTGATTTCTGAAATTACATCCTCCTCTGCTCTAGTGAAATTTAACTTACAAAGGAATATACCAGGGATTCGGATGTTCCAAATCCAATACAATGGAACCTATGATGACTCGCTAGTCTACAG AATGATCCCTCCTACCAGTAAAAACATCCTGGTGAACAACTTGGCGGCTGGGACGTCGTATGACCTCTGTGTGCTTGCAATCTATGATGACGCATTGACCACTCTCACAGCTACCCGCGTGGTGGGGTGTGTTCACTTTACAACAGAACCCCAGTACCTCCGGTGCCACTTCATGCAATCACAGTTCCTTGGAGGTACCATTGTAGTCATCATTGGAGGTATCATTGTGGCCTCAGTCTTGTCTTTCATCATTTTCCTTATTGTACGTTATCGAGTGTGCAACCAGGAGGGAGAGGACAAGGGAGTAGAGCTGGGAGAAATTCGTTCTCAGTCCAGGAGCGAGCAGCTGCAGGTCTGTGGAATCATCAAGTCCATGTCCAAGCAAGTTCTGGGTGTGGAGATGGATGCGTGTCGGAAGGTTTCTCCACAGCTGGAGTCAGTGGCCACATTAGGAACGACGTCTGGGCCTGGGCCTCGGCCCTCTAAACCTGCCCTTCCTGACTGCACCGTTACTACCTCTGCTGCCAGTCACAGCTGGCATCCTGCCTCCCCCAACTCCCAGCGTCCCATGCATGCTGCCTCACACAAACCTGCAGGCGTTCAAAAACCAGACACACAGATCAGTGTAGAACTTGACAATACCAACAAAAACAACTCAGCCAAGGTGCGTCCCAAATCTGCCCAAATACGAGCCTACTCCACCACAGTGATGCCAGTATCCAGAAGGGTACAGCTCGATTCCTCACGCTACATGACTGTTCCAGTGGGGTGTATGAGAGTGAGTCGCAGGCATTCTCTAAATGTAGACTCCTGTAAGCAGACCAGCTATGGGAGTCTCCCGCAGCAGACTGGCAGCCTTCGCTCCAAACGCAGTCTGTCCATGAGTGGTGGAGATCTTCCCCAGCTGGACGTTTCAGCCAAAATCCATGGAAAAAACTCATTGTCAAGGTCAGAATGGGTTCTAGAAAGCACACTTTAA